In Anaerostipes hadrus ATCC 29173 = JCM 17467, a single genomic region encodes these proteins:
- a CDS encoding phosphatase PAP2 family protein, translating into MNQKKDYVLRWIPKYSIIPLITALVLNTLVYSGTMVLCKGLYHHDFTTAFDRMVPVIPEFTSIYLICYVFWVVNYIMTARISREHMYRFLTADYLSRIVCGIFFVFLPTTLVRPEITGTGFWDQALRFVYSIDQSANLFPSIHCLVSWFCYIGIRHQKKIPVWYQRFSLVFAILVCISTQVTKQHYIIDVFGGIILSEVCYLIGRKTNLYQGLWKVFEKVNQRVGLERKSVKYKGKLSEIKG; encoded by the coding sequence AGATTATGTTCTGAGATGGATTCCGAAGTATTCTATCATTCCGCTGATTACAGCGTTAGTACTGAATACGTTGGTTTACAGTGGAACAATGGTGCTTTGTAAAGGATTATATCATCATGATTTTACAACAGCATTTGACCGGATGGTACCGGTGATCCCAGAATTTACAAGTATTTATTTGATATGTTATGTGTTTTGGGTTGTGAACTACATTATGACTGCGAGAATCAGTAGAGAACATATGTATAGATTTTTGACAGCAGATTATCTGTCAAGGATCGTATGTGGGATTTTCTTTGTCTTTTTGCCAACAACACTGGTAAGACCAGAGATCACAGGAACAGGATTTTGGGATCAGGCATTACGATTTGTGTATTCGATCGATCAATCGGCAAACTTATTTCCATCGATTCACTGTCTGGTAAGCTGGTTTTGTTATATTGGGATCAGGCATCAGAAGAAGATTCCAGTGTGGTATCAGAGATTTTCACTTGTTTTTGCAATTTTAGTCTGTATTTCCACGCAGGTAACCAAGCAGCATTATATCATAGATGTGTTTGGCGGGATCATTTTAAGTGAAGTTTGTTATCTGATCGGAAGAAAGACCAATTTGTATCAAGGACTCTGGAAGGTGTTTGAGAAGGTCAACCAACGAGTTGGTTTAGAGAGAAAATCTGTGAAATACAAAGGAAAATTATCGGAGATCAAAGGGTAG